The genomic region GTATCTTGTAAATATAGGGTTTATCCCCGAAACGGTAGCGGAAAACGGGGGGGGTAAAAGTGGTTCCGCCACAGGGGCGCAGGGCCGGCGTGCCCGAACGGCTGTGGTGAATTCTGGTTGCCGGAGGAAGATGATGACGAGTGAAATGTAAGGAGGTACAGTCTAAAAGGAGGTAATACCAATGCTCAAGCTAGTCAAGTCCAAACAAACCCGTTGGGAAGAACTGGAGGCCAGAAAGCAGTCTTAGAAGGAGGTTTTCCGCATGGCTGTTTTGCTGGGTTATGGCATTGTTTGGCGTGGCTGGAATAGTTGTAACCTTAGTTATGCTGATTGTTAGATCTATCTTTAAACGCGACGGGGGCAAGAAAAGGCTTTGGATAATTGGTGCTGCGTCGTTAGTTCTGTTTATAGTTGGAGTAGTTACGGGGATATGGTCAGTGCCAGATGGATATAATGCAGGACAGCAGGTTGCAGAGGTTAGCGAACCCGTGTCTCTTCAACAAGAACAAGAGCAAAAACCAGAGCAAGAAATCGAGCAACCTTCCACTCCGGAACAATCGGCGGTTACCCCTATAGAAGAGGAACAAGTGTTTCAAAAAGAGGAAAAACCAAAACCATACCAGGAATGGCTTAAAAGCACGGTGGAGGCAGAAATCGGCGCAGAATCAAATTTGAATCTGCCACGGGTTGCGGGGATCGATTTCGAGAATGGCGATGAGTCTAAGCCGGTAATTTCTTTGGTCGCTGACGATAACCTAACGATTAATTTAGTAAGGACTGTAATGCTGTTTGATGCAACTAACGTTTTTAAGGCGATATTTGCTGATGGTAGAGCAAAGGTGGTCACCATCGTTTGGGGTCGGCCGGTTACTGATAAATATGGAAACACAAAAATGAAGGCTGTTATGGGAATAGAAATGTCCAGAGATACGGCAAACAAAATCAACTGGAGTAATTTTCTTCATAGCAATTTGCCTAAAGTGGCGGATGATTTCTATGAAGCGCCGCAGTCTGAATGGTGAGTTGAGTGAGGTCATGAGGGTCAGGTCTTCATTTTTGGTGTTTCCTCGCCTCCGCCACCCGGTTGGTGATGATGCTCACCGTCGAATAGTACAACCCCAATGCATTTGCCACTTCCTTGAGGGTATACCCGTAAACACGAACGGCTTGATAGATCCGTTCATTTCGATCGGACTTGTCCTTGATGCCGGAAAAGAGCTCCTCTAGTTTGGGCCGGGTCACCAGCCTCTCCCTCCGGGGAATCTCCACCGCGGAGGACCTCCCTCGCAATAGCGGTTCCAGCGCCTCCACGAACCGCTCCGTTCCCAGGATCACCCCACCGCGAAGATCGGCCCAGACGTCGATCCCGCGCCCCTCCTTGACAAACTTCCGATATTCCTTCTCCGCCCGAGCACGGTCCTGGTGAAATTGGGACAATACCCAATCCGTGGCGAGAAAGTCCGGGGGTTCTTCTTCCCCGGCTGTTGCTCGGTAGCTGCTCCACCGCCAGGCGCCAGGATGGCGGACGAGCCCTAAGGCAAGTCTACCACCCCCGGCGCCAAAAGTGATGACCATGCATTGCCTTTGGCGCACATCGAGTGTGCCGGTCTTGCCAGTATAATGCATCGCCTTAAGACGCACGGACCGATACAGGAGCTCACCCTCCGCTAGGCCCGGTTGGCTTGGGGGCAAGCCTCGGGTACCATCGCCCGCCGATGGGATCCAAGGTCCACGTCGCGTTCCTGTGGCACATGCACCAACCGTGGTACGCCCTCCCGGGGAGCGGAGAGAACCTCCTCCCCTGGACCCGCCTCCGGGCGACGAAGGACTACACGGACATGGCGGCGTTCATCGGGCGGGGCGAGGTCCCCGTGACGGTGAACTTTACCCCCTGCCTGACGGAGCAGCTGACCCGGTACGCCGCGGGTTCCTTGAGCGATGGCTACTTCCCCGCCACGGCGGGGGAGGGGGCTGTACGCGACCTCCTCTCCGGCGCAATCCCGCTCCCGGTGGCGCGGCGGGGGCTTCCGGTCCCGGATCTCAATCGCCTGCGGGCGGCCGCCGTCACGCCGGAGGGGGAGCGGGCGTTGTGGGGATGGTTCCTCCTCTCGTGGATCGGCCAGACCGTCCTCGATGGGGATCCCTCGCTCCGGGATCTGGCGCAGCGCGGCCGGTTCGCGCACGACGACCTGGAGTATCTGTCCGGCGTCCATCGCCGCCTCGTGGGCGAGGTCCTCCCCCGCTACCGGGCCCTCGCAGCGGAGGGGCTGGTCGAGCTCACGGCGACGCCGTTCTACCATCCGATCCTCCCCCTGCTCCTCGACTCCCAGGTCGCCCACCGGGCGCAGCCGAGCGACCCGATCCCGCCCCTCGCCGCCCCGGACGACGCCCGCGAGCAGGTCCTCCGGGCCCTCGCCCACCACGAGGCCACGTTCGGGGGCCGCCCCCTCGGGATGTGGCCGGCGGAGGGGGCGGTGAGCACGGACGCGGCCGCGGTGTTCGCCCAGGCCGGGGTGCGCTGGATCGCGACCGACGGGGCGATCCTCGCCCGCTCGCTCGGCCGACCTCCCCACCGCGAGGACCTGTACCGCCCGTGGCGCTTCGCGACCGGTAGGGGCGAACTGACGATCCTGTTCCGCGACACGTACCTCTCGAACCTCATCGGGTTCGACTACCACCGCTGGCCGGCGGCCGACGCGGCCGAGGACCTCGTCCGGCGGCTACGGGAGATCGGCCAGACGTGGCGCGGGGATGCACCCCCGCTCGTCCTCATCGCCATGGACGGCGAGAACGCCTGGGACTTCTACGAGCGGAACGGCCAGCCCTTCTTGGAGGCCCTGTACCGCCTCGTTCGCTCCTCCCCCGACCTCGTGCCGACCACGGTGTCGGGGTACCTCGATCCGCGGCCCTCCGTCCCGCGGACCCTGCCCGATCTGTGGCCCGGATCGTGGATCGACGCCGACTTCCGCACGTGGATCGGCCACCCCCAGCAGAACGCGGCCTGGAGCCACCTCGCACGGGCGCTCGATGCGGTCCGGTCCTGCCCGGATCCCGCGGCGCGGGCGCGGGCTCGCGACCACCTCCTCGTCGCGGAGGGAAGCGACTGGTTCTGGTGGTATGGTCCGCACCACACTTCTGCCCACGAACCCGTGTTCGACCGCGTGTTTCGAGGTCACGTCGCCGCTGCCTACGGCGAGATCGGCCTCCCCATCCCACCCGACCTCGGTTGAGCCGGGGATCGCGGCCCCGTGCGGCCGGGGACCACGCCCGGTAAAGTACGGGCGGTGCGAGAACGCAGCCGGGGTTACTCGCACGGGGAGGGCATGGTGAGCGGCGTACTGGCGTTCGTGCTGGCGGGCGGCCGCGGGCAAAGGCTCTATCCCTTGACCCGCGATCGGGCCAAACCGGCGGTCCCCTTTGCTGGCCTGTACCGCATCATCGACTTTACCCTCACCAACTGCCTCCACTCCGGGCTCCGCCACATCCTCGTCCTCACCCAGTACAAGTCCCTGTCCCTGGAGCGGCACATCCAAATCGGGTGGAGCATCTTCAGCCCTGCGCTGGGGGAGTTCCTCATCACCGTCCCTCCCCAACAGCGCGCGGCCGAGCACTGGTACCTCGGAACTGCTGATGCAATCTATCAAAACTGGTACTCGGTCGAGCGGTTCGCCATGGAGCAAGGGGCTCCCGAGGCGATCCTCATCCTCGCCGGGGACCACGTGTACAAGATGGACTACCGGCCCATGGTGCGGTTCCACCAGGAACGGGAGGCCGATCTCACGGTGGGGGTGGTGGCGGTGCCCCTCGCGGAGGCCGCGGGCGAGCTCGGGGTCCTCGTGGTCAATGGCGAGGGCAGCGTGCTCCACTTCCAGGAGAAGCCAGCCCAGCCCGCCCCGTCCCCCACCGATCCGGCGGTGTGCCTGGCCTCGATGGGGATCTATGTGTTCCGACCCGAGGTCCTCGCCCGGCGGCTCGAAGAGGACGCCCAGACCGCGGACTCCTCGCATGACTTCGGCCGGGACGTCATCAACCGCATGGTGGGCGAGGATCGGGTGTTCGCCTTCCCACTCGAGCGTGCGAACAAGAACCCCCTTCCCTACTGGAGGGATGTGGGGACCCTGGATGCGTACTGGGAGGCCCACATGGACCTCGTCGCCATCACCCCCAAGTTCAACCTCTATGACAGGGAATGGCCCATCCACACCTACCACGAGCCTTGGCCCCCCGCCAAGACGGTCCATGATGAGCCGGACCGCACTGGAACCGCAGTGAACTCGCTCCTCTCCCCAGGCTCCATCGTGTCTGGGTCGCACGTGGCGCGGTCGGTCCTCTCGCCGGGGGTCCGCGTGAACAGCTACGCCACCGTTGAGGACTCGGTCCTGTTGGCGGGGGTGGACGTGGGGCGGGGGGCGAGGATCCGCCGCGCGATCGTGGATAAGGGGGTGCGCATCCCCCCCGGGGAGAGGATCGGGTACGATCCCGAAACGGACCGAGCTCGGTTCACCATCACCGAGGCCGGGATCGTCGTCCTCCCCAAGGAAGCTCGCTTCTAGCGGTATCATTACGGGAGGAAGGAGGCCGTCCTATGCCCTACTTGGGAGGAAGAGAACTGGCACAGGTGTACCGTCGCGCTCACGAGGAGCGGTTCGCCCTCATCGCCAACAACTTCGCTGAGCCGAATGTCCTCCTCGGGCTCCTCGCCGCCTACGAGCAAGCGAGAAGCGATCTATTGGTCCAAGTGTCGGTCGGGGCCGCAAAGTTCGCCGGGGGGGGCCGCCCCCTCGCTGGACTGCGGGCCCTCGTCCGCTACGTCCAGGCGGTGGCCGCGGACGCGAAGATCGGGGTGTTCGTGAACCTCGACCACGTCACGCCCGACCAGAGCGACGGGTTCATCCGCCCCGCCCTCGCCGAGGGCCTCTGCTCATCGGTGATGGTGGATGCCTCGGCGCTCCCGTTCGCGGACAACGTGCGCGCGACGCGGGCCGTGGTCGAGCTCGCCCAGCCCTATGGGGTCCTCGTGGAGGGGGAGTTGGGGGTGATCCGGGGCGCGGAGGACGAGATCGTCTCCGACGCCGCGTTCTACACTGACCCAGAACAGGCCCTTCAGTTCGTCGCGGAGACCGAGGTCGATCTCCTCGCGGTCTCGGTGGGGACCGAGCACGGGGTCTCGGCAGGGCGGGAGCTCTCCTTACGCGTGGACCTCGCGCGCGCGATCTCGGACCGGCTACGGGCGGGCCGCCGGCCGCGCCCGCTCGTCCTCCATGGGGCATCGGGGCTGTCCTCTTCTCAGGTCGGGGCCCTCGTCGCGGCGGGCGTGTGCAAGGTGAACAAGGACACCACCTACCAGTACGTGTACGCCCGCACCGCGGCGGAGTTCTTCGCCGACCACCGCGCAGAGATCCTCCCCCCTAGAGGGGTGGCGTTCGATCCGATCACGTTTGATGCCGGGGGAAGCCCGTGGCGCCCCAACAAGAAGCTGTTCGACCCCCGGGTGGTGGGGAAGGAGATCCAGGAGGCGATCTGCTCCGTCGCGACGGACATGATCGCCCAGGTCGGTTCAGGAGGGAGGTCTCTCTATGCCTAGCGTGAAGAGGATCGGGGTCCTCACGGGGGGCGGTGACTCCCCGGGGATCAATGCGGCGATCCGGGCCATCGTGCGGCGCGCCGAGCCGGCAGGCCTCGCGGTGGTCGGGTTCCGCGACGGCTGGCGGGGAGCGGTGGAGGACGACCTCGTGCCGCTCGGCCGGAGCGAGGTCGCGGGGATCCTGCACATCGGAGGCACGATCCTCGGCACCTCGCGCACGAACCCGTACGAGAAGGATCCAGCGACCGGAACATGGACGCCCACCCCAAAAGTGGACCGGATCCTGGACACCCTGAACCGGCGGCGGGTGGATGCGGTGCTCGCCATCGGGGGGGATGACACCCTCGGCGTGGCCCACCGACTGGCGAGCCACGGCGTGCGGGCGGTGGGGATCCCCCAGACGATCGACAACGACATCGGCGGCACGGACTACGCGATCGGGTTCCACTCGGCACTCGCCGTGGTCACGGAGGCCCTCGACCGGCTGCACACCACGGCCCATGCCCATCACCGGGTGCTGATCGTGGAGGTCATGGGGCGCGACGCGGGGTGGATCGCGGTCCTCGGCGGGCTGGCCGGCGGGGCAGACGTGATCCTCGCCCCCGAGGAACCGTTCTCGGTCCCCCAGGTGGAGGAAGCGCTCCAGTGGCGGCTCGACGCCGGGCGGCGGTTCTCGATCATCGTCGTCGCCGAGGGCGCTCGGCCGCTCGAGCTCGGGAGCCGCCCGGTGGCCGAGGAGGCCAGAACGGACGCGTTCGGCCACGCCCAACTGGGCGGCGTAGGGTATTGGCTCGCGGCGGAACTGGAGAAGACGGGCCTCCCGTTGACCCCGCGGGTGACCGTCCTCTCCTACCTGCAGCGGGGCGGCGGCGCCACCCCGTTCGATCGCCTCCTCGCGACCCGGTTGGGGGTCGCCGCGGTGGAGCTCGCCTGCGCCGGGCAGTACGATGCGATGGTCGGCTTCCATGGCACGGACGTGGGGCCGGTCCCCCTGGCCGCGGCCCTCGCCGGGTGCCCGAAGCCGGTGCCGAGGGAGTACCTTGAACTGGCCCGAAACATCGGAGTGAGGTGAGCGAGATGGTGCGGAAGTCGTTCGTCGCGTTGCTGCTCGTGGGCGTGCTCGCCATTGGCGCCGCCCCCGGCGATACCCTGTTCTCCCCGCTCGGGCAGGTCTACCAGCTCATCCACGATTACTACTACCGAGCCGATAAGATCTCCGACTCGACCCTCCTCCATGGGGCGATCAGGGGGGTGGTGGAGTCCTTGGGCGACCCGTACTCCACCTTCTTCACCCCCGAGGAGTACCAGAGCTGGGAGGAGTCCCTGTCCGGGGAGTACTCCGGGGTGGGGATCGAGATCACCCTCCGCGACGGCCGCATCACGGTGGTGGCACCGTTCCCGGGGACCCCGGCCGAAGCGGGGGGGATCCGCCCCGGGGATTGGATCCAGGCCGTGGACGGGGAACTGACCGAGGGTTGGACCCTGGAGAAGGCGTCGTCGCACATCCGCGGCCCGGAGGGGACGGTGGTCGTCCTCACGGTCCAGCACGACGACGGCACCGTCGAGGAGATCCCCCTCGTCCGGCAGAAGATCCAGATCGAGTCCGTGTGCTCCGAGTACCGGGCGGAGGAGAAGGTCGGCTACGTCCAGATCTTGAGGTTCGACTTCGATACCCCGGGGCTCCTCGGGAGGGCGCTGTTCTCGTTCCCGCTCCAAGACCTAGCCGGCATCGTGATCGACCTCCGCAACAACCCGGGAGGGATCCTATCCGCAGCGGTGGAGTCGGCGAGCTACTTCGTGGACCGCGGGCCCATCGTTCGCGTCCAGGGCCCATCGTTCGGGGAGCGCACCTACAGCTCGCGTGGAAACAGCGTCCCCAACATCCCCGTGGCGATCATGGTCAACGAGGGGACCGCGTCCGCAGCGGAGATCATGGCCGGAGCGATCCAAGATCACAGCATGGGCATCCTCGTCGGCCGACCCACGTTCGGCAAAGGGCTCGTCCAGGAGATCGTGATGCGCCTCCCCGACGGGGGAGCGATCAAGCTCACCACCGGTGAGTACTTCACCCCACTCGGACGGACCGTCCACGATGTCGGCCTGACCCCGGAGATCCTCGTCGAACGGACCGAGGGAGAGGAAGGGGATCCCGAGCTCGAGGCCGCTCTCGCCTGGATCCGAGACGGGGCCCCCATCCCGGTGGGAGCGGGACGATGAAAGAGCAGGTCTGGAAGAGGATCGATGAGCTTGGGCCTCAGCTATGGGACCTCGCCCTGCGCATCCACGACCACCCTGAGCTCGGGTTCGAGGAACACCAGGCCGCGGCGTGGCTGGCGGAGGCCCTGGAGGGGGGCGGGTTCCGCGTTGAACGGGGAGCGGGCGGGATCCCGACCGCGTTCCGCGCCGTCCACCCCGCCGCAAAGCCAGGGCCGCGGGTGGCGCTCCTCGCGGAGTACGACGCCCTGCCTGAGCTCGGGCACGCCTGCGGCCACAACCTGATCGCCGCGATCGCGGTGGGGGCCGCGCTCGGCCTCGCCCCAGTCAAGAAGGACCTCCCAGGAGCGCTCCTCGTCCTCGGCACCCCCGCCGAGGAGGGAGGCGGCGGCAAGATCAAGCTCATCGAGGCCGGCCTGTTCCGGGACCTGGACGCAGCGATGATGGTCCACCCCTCAGACCAGACCGTCGTGGACCGGGGCTCGCTCGCCATCACCGAGGTTGGGATCGAGTTCCATGGGGTGGCCGCCCACGCCTCGTCCGAGCCGGACAAGGGGGTCAATGCCCTCGATGCGGTGATCCAGACGTTCGTCGGCCTAAACGCCCTCCGCCAGCACATCCGCGACGGGGCGCGCATCCACGGGATCATCACCCACGGGGGCCTCAAGCCGAACATCGTCCCGGAGCACGCCGCGGCCCGGTTCTACGTCCGCGCATCCGACAATGGGTACCGGGACGAGCTGGTGGAGAAGCTGCGGCGGTGCGCAGAGGGGGCAGCTCTGGCCACGGGGGCTCGGCTCGAGTTCCGCCTCGTGGGCCATGCCTACAAGGCGATCCGCCCCAACCGCGCCCTCGCTCACGCGTTCGCCGAGCACCTCGCCCCCCTCGGGTTCCCCGTGGAGGAGCCCACGGGAGGCGTGGGGTCCACGGACATGGGGGACGTGTCGTGGGAGGTCCCCGCGATCCACCCCTACATCCGCATTGCGGAGGGCACCGTGCCCGGGCACTCCCGCGCGTTCTGTGAGGCAGCCCGAGCGGAGCCGGCGCGAGCGGCGATGATCGCTGCCGCCAAGGCCCTCGCCGCGGTGTGCCTCGACCTATGGACGAACCCCGCCCTGATGGCGGACGTGGCGCGCGAGTTCAGCGAGGGTCAGGGGACGGGATCGTAGCCGCCGGGGTGCCACGGCCCGCAGCGGACGAGCCGCCGCAGGGCGAGCCATCCTCCGCGGAGGGGGCCGTACCGGAGGATGGCCTCCCGGGCGTACTCCGAGCACGAGGGGACGAACCGGCAGCGGCGGGGGAGGAAGGGGGACACGGCCCGCTGGTAGACGACGAGCGGGAGGATGAGCACCCGCCTCACCACAGGTGCGCGGTGGCGGTGATGACGATGCTCTGCTTCCACGCCGGGGCCTCCGCCAGCTTCACGAATTCCATCTGCAAGGTCATGCCCACCCAGCGCTGGCTGATCTCGAGCTGGAACGAGGCCGACTGCCGGCCGGCGGGGAGCTGGCCGAGCGGCTTGTCCTGGAACAGGCTGTAGCGGGTGGAGAAGCTGATCGCGCTGTCGAGCTGGACATCGAACGTCACGTCCAGGGCGAGGGTGTACTGCTCGGTGATCCAGTACGGGCCTGAGACCCGGGCCCTGAAGAGGAGCTGGGAGTTCGGTTCGGGGGCAAGGGCGGCGTCGAGGGCCAGGGAGAGGAGGAAGTCACGGGTCGCCCCGTTGGGATCCAGGAGCTCGTGGGCGAAGCCCGCCTGCACCGTCCACCCGCAGTACCTCTCCCGGCCCGTGGCCGCGAGGGCCTCCTCGATCAGGAGGACCGTGGTCGGATCGAGCTCCCGCCCGGCCTCCGCCTCGATGAGCGACACCACCGCGGCCACCCGCTCCGCCACCACCTCCCCCTCCACCCGCTGCCCGATGGACTTGGCCACGGCGAGGAGGTTCGCATCGGTCAGGGGCACCGGCAGGATGCCCCGCGTCAGCAGCTGTCCCTCGATCTGGAGCGCCTTGGCGAGCGGGGTCACGTCGTAGAACCGGCCGTACCCCAGTCCAGCCTGGGCCTCCACCCGCGGTTGGGGGAAGGCGGTATCCAGGGTCGCCGCGAAGCCCCCGAAGGTGAACAGGGGGAGAGGGCTCTCCAGGTACTGCCGCACCGCACCGCTTGCGCCAACCTCCGCCTGCGTCAGGCTCAGCTCCGCGAACCCCACCTGGCCACTCCCCGCGAGGGTGAACCCCTCCGTCATGCTGTCGTACTGCCGTCGGGCATCGAACGATAGCCAGCCCGAGCTGAGGTCCACGCTGGGGGTGGTGGGGTCATCCGTGTGTTGGTAGAAGAACGACACCTTCCCCTGGAGGAACTCCGTGGTTGGGGTCCGGTATTCGCAGAGTCCAACCCCGAACCCGGTCACGGCGACCCCGATCGCTGCCGCAATCCCCCCTAGCCGCTTCATCATTCCCCCTCCCCGCGCCACGACCGCAGTATACCCTAGCTCGGCCGGCGGTCCCCGCCGGGGAATCCGAGGGTGAGACGCTCCGGCCCATGGCGGGAGAGGACCTCGCGCAGGGCGTCCGTGAGCGCCGAGGGAGCGAACAGGTGCTCAGGGCGAAACGTCGCCGGGACAAGCCCGGCCAGCCCGACCCCGAGGAGGCGGACCCCGCTCTCGGCGTGGAGCCCACCCCGGTCGAGGAGCGCCACCGCCTCGTCGGCGATGAGCACGGGGTGATCCGTCGGCTCCGGGAGTTGGACTTGCCGGGTGCGGGTGGTGAAGTCCGCCCACCGGATCTTGACCCGCACCGTGGTCGCGAGCAGCCGCTCCTCGACCAACCGGGCCGCCAGGGCGACCGCGAGCTGCCGCACCTCACCCGCGATGACCTCCTCCTGGAACAGGTCCTCGGGGTAGGTCACCTCCTGGGAGATGGACTTCGCCTCCCGCGCCGGGACGACCGGAGAGTCGTCCAGGCCGCGGGCCAGCCGCCACAGGTGGGCACCGCCCCGCGGTCCAAACCAGGAGCAAAGGAGGCTCGCATCGACGTCGCGCAGGTCACCCCCAGTGTGGACCCCCCGCTCGGCGAGGACCTTCGCGGTGTGCGGGCCGATCCCCCACAACCGGCCGACGGGCAGGGGAGAGAGGAAGCCCTCCACGTCCTGTTCGTGAACGACATGGATCCCACCTGGCTTGGCTGCCTCCGACGCCAGCTTAGCGAGGAGCTTGTTCCCGGCGAGGCCCACCGAACACGCCAGGCCGGTCTCGGCCCGGATCCGCCGGTGGAGGCCGTGGGCCGTCTCCTCCGCCGGCCCGTGCAGGCGCTCCGTCCCCGTGAGGTCCACGAACGCCTCGTCAAGGGACAGAGGCTCGACCAGGGGGCTGTACGAGGCGAGGATCGCCCACACCTGCCCAGCCACCTGCTCGTACCGCGCGAAGCGGGGCGGCACGAACGCGGCATGGGGACACAGCATACGCGCTTTGGCGATCGGCATCGCGGAGTGCACCCCAAATGCCCGCGCCTCGTACGATGCCGTGGCGACCACGCCCCGCGGTCCCAGGCCGCCCACGACCACCGGCTGGCCGCGCAGCATAGGGTGGTCGAGCTGCTCCACGGCAGCGAAGAACGCGTCCATGTCCATGTGGAGGATCCACCGCGCCATGGGCCAATCGTAGCCGGTTTCGGGGCCCGAGGCGGAGGGCGCACCGTTGCCCCGCCGCGAGGACACCGCTAGAATCTAGCGCACACACCACGTCCCCATGGTCATCCCAGAGCACGGGTGAACGAGGAGGCAAACATGGAGATCCTCAAGGTCGCAGCTACGTCCAATCCCAACGCGGTCGCGGGGGCCATCGCCGGGGCACTGGAATCGGCGGGGCTCGTCGAGGCGCACGCCATCGGGGCGGGGGCCGTGAACCAGGCCATCAAGGCGATCGCCATTGCCCGTCGGCTCGTGGAGCGGGAGGGCGAGCCGGAGATCAAGGTCGTCCCCGGGTTCATCGACGTCGAGATCGGCGGCGAGGTCAAGACGGGCATGCGGTTCGTGATCGAGCGGTAATGCGGCTCGAAGCCTTGGTGCGGGCCGCAGTGGTGGAGGCGCTCGCGGCGGGGGGGAAGCCGGTCCCCGCGGAGGTCCCCATCGAGCGGACGACGCGGCCGGAGCACGGGGACCTGTCGACGCGGGTCGCGTTCCTCCTCGCCCGGGAGCTCGGGGCACCGCCGGCTACGATCGCAGCCGAGCTCGCCGCCCGACTCGCCGCAGATCCGTCCTTCCTCAAGGTCCAACCGGCGAACGGGTTCGTCAACTTCACCCTTCACCCCACGACCCTCCACTCTGTCCTGCGGCAGATCCTCTCCTCCGGCGACCGCTACGGGCGGGGGGAGGAGGGGGAAGGGAAGACGGTGCAGGTCGAGTTCGTGTCCTCGAACCCCACCGGCCCCCTCACCATCGGCCACCTCCGCCAGGCCGCACTGGGGGATGTGGTGGCCGAGCTCTACGCTCAGCTCGGCTGGCGGGCAGTCCGCGAGTACTACCTGAACGATGAGGGGAGACAAATGGATCTCCTCGCCCAGTCCCTGTGGGCCCGCTACCGCCAAGCGTTGGGCGACGACCAGCCGATCCCGGAGGGGGGGTATCAGGGGGCGTACCTCGCCGAGATCGGAGCGGAGCTCGCCCAGGCATGGGGCAACGCCCACCCCAGATGGGATGAGGCGGCGCGCGCCGTGTTCCGGAGCGAAGCCGTGGCCCGGATGATGGCGATGATCCACGAGGACCTCGACGCGATCGGGGTCCGGTTCGACGTGTGGACGAAGGAGGGCGACCTCCACCGGCGGGGCCTCGTCCAGGAGGCGCTCGCTCGGCTCAAGCAGCGGGGGGCGGTGTACGAGAAGGACGGGGCGCTCTGGCTCGCCAGCACCCGCCATGGGCTGGACCGCGACCCCGTGCTCCTCCGCTCCGACGGGACCCCGACCTACACGCTGGTGGACATCGCCTACCACCTGGACAAGGCCCGTCGCGGGTTCGACCTCGTCATCAACGTTCAAGGGGCCGACCATGTGGACGAGCAGCGCCAGGTCCTGCTCGCCCTGAAACTCCTCGGGCTCCCCGACGGGTTCGTTCGCTACTGCCTCCACCAGTTCGTGACCCTCAAGGGGGAGGAGGGGATTCAGCGCATGTCCACCCGCGCCGGGCGGTTCCTGCGCCTGAAGGACCTCGTGGCCGACGTCGGGCGGGACGTAGCCCGCTACTTCATGGTCATGCGCAAGCCCGGAAGCCACCTCGTGTTCGACTACGCCCTCGCGCGGGACACGAGCCTGGAGAACCCAGTTTACTACGTGCAGTACGGCTATACCCGCATCGCGTCCCTATTCCGGGAAGCCGAGCGAGCGGGCGAGAGGCCGCCCGATCTCCGCACCGTGGACCTGTCCCCCCTCACCGACGACCGCGAGCTCGCCTTGATCAGGGAGCTCGACCGCTTCCCGGACGTGGTGGAGGTCGCGGCCCACGAGTTCGCTCCCCACCTCTTGTGCGAGTACCTGGAGGGGCTGAGCGGGCTCCTCCACCCCTACTACGCCCACGTGAGGATCCTCGGGCAGGGCCCGGCCACCCCTGCCCGGCTCGCCCTCCTTGGCGGGATCCAGCTCGTCCTCGGGCGCGGCCTGGGGATTCTCGGCGTCTCCGCCCCGGAAGCGATGTAGGCGACCGATGACCGAGAACCGGCCGGCGGATGACGGCTCCCGCACGATCTGGGACCGCCTGCGACGGGGATTGGCCCGCACCCGTGAT from Candidatus Bipolaricaulis anaerobius harbors:
- a CDS encoding DNA polymerase IV produces the protein MARWILHMDMDAFFAAVEQLDHPMLRGQPVVVGGLGPRGVVATASYEARAFGVHSAMPIAKARMLCPHAAFVPPRFARYEQVAGQVWAILASYSPLVEPLSLDEAFVDLTGTERLHGPAEETAHGLHRRIRAETGLACSVGLAGNKLLAKLASEAAKPGGIHVVHEQDVEGFLSPLPVGRLWGIGPHTAKVLAERGVHTGGDLRDVDASLLCSWFGPRGGAHLWRLARGLDDSPVVPAREAKSISQEVTYPEDLFQEEVIAGEVRQLAVALAARLVEERLLATTVRVKIRWADFTTRTRQVQLPEPTDHPVLIADEAVALLDRGGLHAESGVRLLGVGLAGLVPATFRPEHLFAPSALTDALREVLSRHGPERLTLGFPGGDRRPS
- a CDS encoding stage V sporulation protein S, whose product is MEILKVAATSNPNAVAGAIAGALESAGLVEAHAIGAGAVNQAIKAIAIARRLVEREGEPEIKVVPGFIDVEIGGEVKTGMRFVIER
- the yidD gene encoding membrane protein insertion efficiency factor YidD, which translates into the protein MRRVLILPLVVYQRAVSPFLPRRCRFVPSCSEYAREAILRYGPLRGGWLALRRLVRCGPWHPGGYDPVP
- a CDS encoding M20 family metallopeptidase, coding for MKEQVWKRIDELGPQLWDLALRIHDHPELGFEEHQAAAWLAEALEGGGFRVERGAGGIPTAFRAVHPAAKPGPRVALLAEYDALPELGHACGHNLIAAIAVGAALGLAPVKKDLPGALLVLGTPAEEGGGGKIKLIEAGLFRDLDAAMMVHPSDQTVVDRGSLAITEVGIEFHGVAAHASSEPDKGVNALDAVIQTFVGLNALRQHIRDGARIHGIITHGGLKPNIVPEHAAARFYVRASDNGYRDELVEKLRRCAEGAALATGARLEFRLVGHAYKAIRPNRALAHAFAEHLAPLGFPVEEPTGGVGSTDMGDVSWEVPAIHPYIRIAEGTVPGHSRAFCEAARAEPARAAMIAAAKALAAVCLDLWTNPALMADVAREFSEGQGTGS
- the argS gene encoding arginine--tRNA ligase; its protein translation is MRLEALVRAAVVEALAAGGKPVPAEVPIERTTRPEHGDLSTRVAFLLARELGAPPATIAAELAARLAADPSFLKVQPANGFVNFTLHPTTLHSVLRQILSSGDRYGRGEEGEGKTVQVEFVSSNPTGPLTIGHLRQAALGDVVAELYAQLGWRAVREYYLNDEGRQMDLLAQSLWARYRQALGDDQPIPEGGYQGAYLAEIGAELAQAWGNAHPRWDEAARAVFRSEAVARMMAMIHEDLDAIGVRFDVWTKEGDLHRRGLVQEALARLKQRGAVYEKDGALWLASTRHGLDRDPVLLRSDGTPTYTLVDIAYHLDKARRGFDLVINVQGADHVDEQRQVLLALKLLGLPDGFVRYCLHQFVTLKGEEGIQRMSTRAGRFLRLKDLVADVGRDVARYFMVMRKPGSHLVFDYALARDTSLENPVYYVQYGYTRIASLFREAERAGERPPDLRTVDLSPLTDDRELALIRELDRFPDVVEVAAHEFAPHLLCEYLEGLSGLLHPYYAHVRILGQGPATPARLALLGGIQLVLGRGLGILGVSAPEAM